A stretch of the Streptomyces sp. WMMB303 genome encodes the following:
- a CDS encoding tyrosine-type recombinase/integrase, whose product MADHGENKRGQGEDSIYWDKSKNRYVGAISDGFTPSGKRRRPKVTGKTKTEVRRKLRELRKELDAGTRVPARYTAGEAVKDWLKRGLTGRDDSTVELYRGFAEKHVIPLIGKTKLKELSADDVDDWLHDRAQYVSTRTLRILHSILRRSITHAQRRDRAVRNVALLVTTPEGLEGRESKSFSLETAKKILVTDEGSRTHAYVVTSLLGGARPEEARALIWGHVHLDPPADLGDDAREEWCPYLEVWRSTRRHGDTKTRRSRRTLALPAYAAEVLRLHRARQQRSHARRKRQWDSSTLVFATRDGGKLAAGNVRRDLRKLLTKADVEDPDDWTTRELRTTFVSLLADHGLSSEDIAPLVGHRSTITTEVVYRKQIRPVINKGAKAMDDVFADITKKDDPQPE is encoded by the coding sequence ATGGCCGACCACGGCGAGAACAAGCGGGGCCAGGGTGAGGACTCGATCTACTGGGACAAGTCCAAGAACCGGTACGTCGGCGCGATCTCGGACGGCTTCACTCCGTCCGGCAAACGCCGCCGCCCCAAGGTGACCGGCAAGACCAAGACCGAAGTCCGGCGGAAGCTGCGAGAGCTGCGCAAGGAGCTGGACGCCGGCACGCGAGTCCCCGCCCGCTACACCGCTGGCGAAGCCGTCAAGGACTGGCTCAAGCGCGGACTGACCGGCCGGGACGATTCGACGGTCGAGTTGTACCGCGGCTTCGCGGAAAAGCACGTCATCCCGCTCATCGGCAAGACGAAGTTGAAGGAGCTCAGCGCCGACGACGTTGACGACTGGCTGCACGACCGGGCCCAGTACGTCTCCACGCGGACCCTGCGCATTCTGCATTCGATCCTGCGGCGCTCAATCACCCACGCCCAACGCCGTGACCGGGCCGTGCGTAATGTCGCCCTGCTCGTGACCACTCCGGAAGGTCTGGAAGGCCGGGAGAGCAAGTCATTCTCGCTGGAAACGGCGAAGAAGATCCTCGTGACGGACGAAGGCTCCCGAACACATGCCTACGTCGTCACCTCACTTCTCGGGGGCGCCCGCCCGGAAGAGGCGCGGGCCCTCATCTGGGGACACGTGCATTTGGACCCTCCTGCGGACTTGGGGGACGACGCGAGAGAGGAGTGGTGCCCGTACTTGGAGGTATGGCGCTCCACCCGGCGGCACGGCGACACCAAGACCAGAAGGAGCCGGCGCACTCTGGCACTGCCTGCCTACGCTGCCGAGGTCCTGCGACTGCACCGCGCTCGGCAGCAACGGAGCCACGCTCGCCGGAAGCGGCAGTGGGACAGCTCTACACTCGTCTTCGCCACCCGGGACGGCGGCAAGCTCGCCGCGGGGAACGTGCGGCGCGACTTGCGGAAGCTGCTGACGAAGGCTGATGTCGAAGACCCGGATGACTGGACGACCCGGGAGCTCCGAACCACCTTCGTGTCGCTGCTCGCGGATCACGGTCTGTCGAGCGAGGACATCGCTCCCCTGGTGGGCCACCGCAGCACCATCACGACGGAGGTCGTCTACCGGAAGCAGATCCGCCCAGTGATCAACAAGGGAGCGAAGGCCATGGACGACGTCTTCGCCGACATCACGAAGAAGGACGACCCACAGCCCGAGTGA
- a CDS encoding phosphoribosyltransferase, with translation MWTGTWVAERLGVRLEDEGLRELLGLALRRNPKRAHLLVSTVLGKHVPQRPSAVLDAGRRLGERVRERLGAAEAARSVVLGFAETATGLGLTVAHGMGSRVSALHSTRRPVPGVARFGGFEEEHSHATSHLLLPEDPGALRTGGPLVLVDDELSTGRTVRNTVAALHAAHPRDRYVVAALVDTRGGADVAALEKFAAELGARIDVVALAAGRVGLPDDVLERGRELVAAHRGGPRPAPPPEARGAVRRVEPDWPQGLPDGARHGFGPREQLRLEAALPGMAERVLRALDCVPAVPADGAPPRVLVLGSEELMYAPLMLAAELERRAEGRAEVRFSTTTRSPVLAVDDPGYAIRTALRFPAHDLPPHDGPDSTADGADEVDGADGADPGGAHGPVERYAYNIAGQGFDAVVAVVDSVGDTPALHAPRGLLDQLAGCVPEVVLSVVPSYVPDGTARRLPAPLHGPAFSSYPQDEVAWLLRDLSDVELEAPTEEREEAIQAGGAHYAESLPVEYQPSAEYQRLFHDALESAAERLARAVGTVTETVLAERGPRPVLVSLARAGTPVGVLMRRWARYAHGLDLPHYAVSIVRGRGIDTNALAYLAAHHDPADVVFVDGWTGKGAITHELAQALAAHPRFDPELAVLADPGSCVRTFGTREDFLIPSACLNSTVSGLISRTVLRADLVGPHDFHGAKFYRELSGSDLSGHFVDTVSACFPAVRADAARDAAAAASADRTPTWAGWQAVEEISEAYGIGDVNLIKPGVGETTRVLLRRVPWRILARRGAGADLDHVRLLAAQRGVPVEEVEELPYRCVGIVHPRYTRGATGADGKAAR, from the coding sequence GTGTGGACGGGCACATGGGTGGCCGAACGGCTCGGGGTGCGGCTGGAGGACGAGGGGCTGCGCGAGCTCCTGGGCCTGGCGCTGCGGCGCAATCCCAAGCGCGCCCATCTGCTGGTCTCCACCGTTCTGGGCAAGCATGTTCCGCAGCGCCCCTCGGCGGTCCTGGATGCGGGCCGCCGTCTGGGGGAGCGGGTGCGTGAGCGGCTGGGCGCAGCGGAGGCCGCCCGTTCCGTGGTGCTCGGTTTCGCGGAGACCGCGACCGGACTCGGACTCACCGTCGCGCACGGCATGGGCAGCCGCGTGAGCGCGCTGCACTCCACGCGGCGCCCGGTGCCGGGGGTGGCCCGGTTCGGCGGTTTCGAGGAGGAGCACAGCCACGCCACCTCGCACCTGCTGCTGCCCGAGGATCCGGGCGCGCTGCGCACCGGCGGGCCGCTGGTGCTGGTGGACGACGAGCTCTCCACCGGCCGGACGGTGCGCAACACCGTCGCGGCGCTGCACGCCGCCCACCCCCGCGACCGGTATGTCGTGGCCGCGCTGGTCGACACCCGTGGTGGGGCGGATGTGGCAGCGCTGGAGAAGTTCGCCGCCGAGCTGGGCGCCCGCATCGACGTGGTGGCGCTGGCCGCCGGCCGAGTAGGGCTCCCCGACGATGTGCTGGAGCGCGGCCGGGAACTGGTCGCGGCGCATCGCGGCGGACCCCGTCCCGCACCGCCGCCGGAGGCGCGGGGCGCCGTGCGCCGGGTGGAACCGGACTGGCCGCAGGGGCTTCCGGACGGCGCGCGGCACGGCTTCGGGCCGCGCGAGCAGCTCCGTCTGGAGGCCGCGCTGCCGGGCATGGCCGAGCGGGTGCTCCGGGCGCTGGACTGCGTCCCTGCGGTGCCCGCGGACGGCGCGCCGCCTCGCGTCCTCGTCCTCGGGAGCGAGGAGCTGATGTACGCGCCGCTCATGCTCGCGGCCGAGCTGGAGCGGCGCGCCGAGGGGCGGGCGGAGGTCCGCTTCTCCACCACGACCCGCTCGCCCGTCCTGGCCGTCGACGACCCGGGGTATGCGATACGCACCGCGCTGCGCTTCCCCGCGCACGACCTGCCGCCCCACGACGGACCGGACAGCACGGCCGACGGGGCCGACGAGGTCGACGGGGCCGACGGGGCAGACCCGGGTGGTGCTCACGGCCCCGTTGAGCGCTACGCCTACAACATCGCCGGTCAGGGCTTCGACGCCGTCGTGGCGGTCGTGGACAGCGTGGGCGACACCCCCGCGCTGCACGCCCCCCGGGGGCTGCTGGACCAGCTCGCGGGATGTGTCCCCGAGGTGGTGCTGTCCGTCGTCCCCTCCTACGTTCCGGACGGTACCGCCCGGCGTCTTCCCGCGCCGCTGCACGGCCCGGCCTTCTCCTCGTACCCGCAGGACGAGGTGGCGTGGCTGCTGCGCGATCTGTCCGACGTCGAACTGGAGGCGCCCACCGAGGAGCGCGAGGAGGCCATCCAGGCGGGCGGCGCGCACTATGCGGAGTCGCTGCCCGTGGAGTACCAGCCGTCCGCGGAGTACCAGCGGCTCTTCCACGACGCGCTGGAGTCCGCGGCCGAGCGGCTGGCCCGCGCGGTCGGCACCGTCACCGAGACGGTGCTCGCCGAGCGCGGGCCGCGCCCCGTGCTGGTCTCGCTGGCCCGGGCGGGTACGCCGGTCGGGGTGCTGATGCGCCGCTGGGCGCGCTACGCGCACGGCCTGGACCTGCCGCACTACGCCGTCTCGATCGTCCGCGGCCGCGGCATCGACACCAACGCGCTGGCCTACCTGGCCGCCCATCACGACCCGGCCGACGTCGTCTTCGTCGACGGCTGGACCGGCAAGGGCGCCATCACCCACGAGCTGGCCCAGGCCCTCGCCGCGCACCCCCGGTTCGACCCGGAGCTGGCGGTGCTGGCCGACCCCGGTTCCTGTGTGCGCACGTTCGGCACCCGGGAGGACTTCCTCATCCCCTCCGCCTGTCTGAACTCGACCGTCTCCGGGCTGATCTCCCGTACGGTGCTGCGCGCGGACCTGGTGGGCCCGCACGACTTCCACGGCGCGAAGTTCTACCGTGAGCTGTCGGGGAGCGATCTGTCGGGGCACTTCGTGGACACGGTCTCGGCGTGCTTCCCCGCGGTCCGGGCGGATGCGGCCCGGGACGCCGCGGCGGCGGCCTCCGCGGACCGCACCCCGACCTGGGCGGGCTGGCAGGCTGTGGAGGAGATCAGCGAGGCGTACGGCATCGGGGACGTGAATCTGATCAAACCGGGGGTGGGCGAGACCACCCGGGTCCTGCTGCGCCGCGTCCCGTGGCGCATCCTGGCGCGGCGTGGCGCGGGCGCCGACCTCGACCACGTACGGCTGCTGGCCGCCCAGCGCGGCGTACCCGTCGAGGAGGTCGAGGAGCTGCCCTACCGCTGTGTCGGTATCGTCCACCCGCGCTACACGCGCGGTGCCACCGGCGCCGACGGGAAGGCCGCCCGATGA
- a CDS encoding excisionase family DNA-binding protein, translating into MAHPQKLKLSEEEIGASAPQAAPSVRMHSVEEAGRMLGLKRSITWEEIRFGRLKSVRVGRRRLVPTEYIEQYVELLKREADSDLAA; encoded by the coding sequence ATGGCCCACCCCCAGAAGCTCAAGCTCAGCGAAGAAGAGATCGGAGCGAGTGCCCCCCAAGCAGCTCCGTCCGTCCGAATGCACAGCGTCGAAGAGGCGGGGCGAATGCTCGGTCTGAAGCGCTCGATCACGTGGGAGGAGATCCGGTTTGGGCGGTTGAAGTCTGTCCGGGTCGGCCGCCGGCGTCTCGTCCCGACCGAATACATCGAGCAGTACGTCGAACTGCTCAAGCGCGAGGCTGACTCCGACCTCGCCGCGTAG
- a CDS encoding DUF3631 domain-containing protein, with protein MTEPIDGAALLDDVERFHRRFNVFPTEAAYVAVALWDAHAHLIDAFDGTARIAFLSPEPGSGKSRALEISETLTPNAAMLVNASANALFRLVEASEGLPTLLFDEIDTVFGPKAGDNEPLRGFLNSGYRRGAKSLRCVGDGANQSAGWFPSFCAVAVAGLGSLPDTILTRSVIIRMRKRAPNEKVEPYRRRVHEKQGHALRDRLAEWAATVHDQVAEAWPQMPEGVTDRPADVWEPLLAVADAAGGTWPERARAACIELVTAGQDNEEASLGIRLLTDLRDRVFCGADRMPTAVILECLLSMDDAPWADMDDKPLNARGLARVLGQYVRPDNKPIKPRGIRTPSGFPKGYYAEDLADAWERYCPPPPEKSATSATSATPQVSGGASVAESPSDSRHTPPETDTPPLSLVR; from the coding sequence ATGACCGAGCCCATCGACGGCGCCGCACTGCTCGACGACGTCGAGCGCTTCCACCGCCGCTTCAACGTCTTCCCCACCGAAGCCGCCTACGTCGCCGTGGCGCTGTGGGACGCGCACGCGCACCTGATCGACGCCTTCGACGGCACAGCCCGCATCGCGTTCCTCTCCCCGGAACCGGGCTCGGGCAAGTCCCGGGCTCTGGAGATCTCAGAAACCCTCACCCCGAACGCCGCGATGCTGGTCAACGCCTCCGCCAACGCGCTCTTCCGGCTGGTGGAGGCGTCCGAGGGCCTGCCCACGCTGCTCTTCGACGAGATCGACACCGTCTTCGGCCCCAAGGCCGGAGACAACGAGCCCCTGCGCGGCTTCCTCAACTCCGGCTACCGGCGCGGTGCCAAGTCCCTGCGCTGCGTCGGAGACGGCGCCAACCAGAGCGCGGGATGGTTCCCCTCGTTCTGCGCGGTCGCCGTGGCCGGACTCGGTTCCCTCCCGGACACGATCCTGACCCGCTCGGTCATCATCCGGATGCGCAAGCGCGCCCCCAACGAGAAAGTCGAGCCCTACCGCCGCCGCGTCCACGAGAAGCAGGGCCACGCCCTGCGGGACCGGCTCGCCGAGTGGGCCGCCACCGTCCATGACCAGGTGGCCGAGGCATGGCCGCAGATGCCCGAAGGCGTCACCGACCGCCCCGCCGACGTATGGGAGCCCCTCCTCGCCGTGGCCGACGCCGCCGGCGGGACATGGCCCGAGCGGGCCCGCGCCGCCTGCATCGAGCTGGTGACCGCCGGCCAGGACAACGAGGAAGCCTCCCTCGGCATCCGGCTTCTCACCGACCTGCGCGACCGCGTCTTCTGCGGCGCCGACCGCATGCCCACCGCCGTCATCCTCGAATGCCTCCTGAGCATGGACGACGCGCCCTGGGCCGACATGGACGACAAGCCCCTCAACGCCCGCGGCCTCGCCCGCGTGCTGGGCCAGTACGTCAGGCCGGACAACAAGCCCATCAAACCGCGGGGAATCCGCACCCCCTCCGGCTTCCCCAAGGGCTACTACGCCGAAGACCTCGCGGACGCCTGGGAGCGCTACTGCCCCCCACCCCCCGAGAAGTCCGCCACGTCCGCCACGTCCGCCACACCGCAGGTCAGCGGCGGTGCATCCGTGGCGGAAAGCCCCTCCGACAGCCGCCACACGCCGCCGGAAACCGACACACCGCCGCTGAGCCTGGTGCGCTGA
- a CDS encoding DUF4383 domain-containing protein, producing MPVHHKLSRVYRLGSALVGVILTFFGVLGLTDNIGFFDTGGDQVGGLSTNGALSVLSVVVGLLLFAGMVRGGNFASSLNITFGGLFLLSGFVNLALLETSFNMLAFELQNVLFSFAVGLLLLVFGMYGRVGSALPYDNPYWQQRHMDEAARARRGHGRNEQRTRARLRGEELRRRASLFGGAEDAGSSGGKEELHPGDDGGQRGADGDRDGDGESDGGQRDGR from the coding sequence ATGCCGGTGCACCACAAGCTGAGCAGAGTCTATCGACTGGGCTCGGCTCTGGTCGGTGTCATCCTGACCTTCTTCGGCGTCCTGGGGCTCACCGACAACATCGGGTTCTTCGACACCGGTGGCGACCAGGTGGGCGGACTGAGCACGAATGGCGCACTCAGTGTGCTCTCCGTCGTGGTGGGCCTGCTGCTGTTCGCCGGGATGGTGCGCGGCGGGAACTTCGCCTCCAGCCTCAACATCACTTTCGGCGGTCTGTTCCTGCTCAGCGGATTCGTCAATCTGGCGCTGCTGGAGACCAGCTTCAACATGCTCGCGTTCGAACTGCAGAACGTGCTGTTCAGCTTTGCCGTCGGGCTGCTGCTGCTCGTCTTCGGGATGTACGGGCGCGTGGGCAGTGCCCTGCCGTACGACAACCCGTACTGGCAGCAGCGCCACATGGACGAGGCCGCCCGTGCCCGGCGGGGGCACGGGCGGAACGAGCAGCGGACGCGTGCCCGGTTGCGGGGCGAGGAACTGCGGCGCCGGGCCTCACTCTTCGGCGGAGCGGAGGACGCGGGGAGCTCCGGCGGGAAGGAAGAGCTGCATCCGGGCGACGACGGCGGGCAGCGGGGCGCGGACGGCGACAGGGACGGCGACGGCGAGAGCGACGGCGGACAGCGGGACGGCCGGTGA
- a CDS encoding HAD family hydrolase, translating into MGTDAGPDRGTGPAPAPAAGSTLVASDLDRTLIYSAAALELTMPDARAPRLLCVETYESRPLSFMTEDAARLLSELADRTVFVPATTRTPEQYRRVRLPGPPPRYAVCANGGHLLVDGVSDPAWRERVRERLTACAPLDLVRAHMLRLARPEWLLKERVADGLFAYLVVDRALLPGSWVRELADWAGPQGWSVSLQGRKIYAVPNPLTKSAAVAEVARRTGAARTFAAGDSLLDADLLRFADTAWRPAHGELADSGLRLPHLRVLPDRGVLAGEAVLLGMGSALAELTDPEPVRTEPGGLTPRGAEPIGPPPAALPEG; encoded by the coding sequence ATGGGCACGGACGCGGGCCCGGACAGGGGCACGGGACCGGCCCCGGCCCCGGCAGCGGGAAGCACCCTGGTCGCCAGCGATCTGGACCGCACGCTCATCTACTCCGCCGCGGCGCTGGAACTGACCATGCCCGACGCCCGGGCGCCCCGGCTGCTGTGCGTCGAGACGTACGAGAGCCGTCCGCTGTCCTTCATGACGGAGGACGCCGCCCGGCTGCTGAGCGAGCTCGCGGACCGCACCGTCTTCGTGCCCGCCACCACGCGGACCCCCGAGCAGTACCGCCGGGTACGGCTGCCCGGCCCGCCGCCCCGCTACGCGGTCTGCGCCAACGGCGGCCATCTGCTGGTGGACGGAGTGAGCGATCCCGCGTGGCGGGAGCGGGTGCGCGAGCGGCTGACCGCGTGCGCCCCGCTCGATCTGGTCCGCGCCCACATGCTGCGCCTGGCCCGCCCGGAGTGGCTGCTCAAGGAGCGCGTCGCGGACGGACTGTTCGCCTATCTGGTGGTCGACCGGGCGCTCCTGCCCGGCTCCTGGGTCCGGGAGCTCGCCGACTGGGCGGGCCCGCAGGGCTGGAGCGTCTCCCTGCAAGGGCGCAAGATCTACGCCGTGCCGAATCCGCTCACCAAGAGCGCCGCCGTCGCCGAGGTGGCCCGCCGGACCGGTGCGGCGCGGACCTTCGCGGCGGGCGACTCCCTGCTCGACGCCGATCTGCTGCGCTTCGCCGATACGGCGTGGCGCCCCGCGCACGGCGAACTCGCCGACAGCGGTCTGCGGCTGCCGCACCTGCGGGTGCTGCCCGACCGCGGCGTCCTGGCCGGAGAGGCCGTACTGCTGGGGATGGGTTCCGCACTGGCCGAGCTGACCGACCCGGAGCCGGTCAGGACCGAGCCGGGCGGGCTGACGCCGAGGGGAGCGGAGCCGATCGGGCCGCCGCCCGCGGCGCTGCCGGAGGGGTGA
- a CDS encoding HpcH/HpaI aldolase/citrate lyase family protein produces the protein MRHFRHLTPERRSALFHREPAEFTSEADAGTLAIALGATLYSPATRAALADDVLKQAARGVVSMVLCLEDSIADAEVPLAEDNLVGQLRDLADRAGADDLPLLFVRVRESGQITGLVRRLGPAARLLSGFVLPKFTGDRSVPFLEALTEAEAASGRRLFAMPVLESPELLHRETRTDALAGIARTLEKYRERVLALRLGVTDFCAAYGLRRTPEMTAYDVQIVASVIADVVNVLGRADGTGFTVTGPVWEYFRQQERMFKPQLRRSPFLSGRAEDVRAALIEHDLDGLLREIELDRANGLLGKTCIHPSHVAPVHALSVVSHEEFCDATDVLRPERGGGGVVRSAYTNKMNEVKPHRAWAERTLLRGEVFGVAREGVSFVELLAAGVK, from the coding sequence ATGCGGCATTTCAGGCATCTGACGCCTGAGCGCCGAAGCGCGCTCTTCCACCGTGAGCCGGCCGAGTTCACTTCCGAAGCGGACGCGGGCACCCTCGCGATCGCGCTCGGCGCCACTCTCTACAGTCCGGCCACCAGAGCCGCGCTCGCCGACGACGTGCTCAAGCAGGCGGCGCGCGGCGTGGTCTCGATGGTGCTCTGCCTGGAGGACTCGATCGCCGACGCCGAGGTGCCGCTGGCCGAGGACAACCTCGTCGGTCAGCTCCGGGACCTGGCGGACCGGGCTGGGGCGGACGACCTGCCACTGCTGTTCGTACGGGTGCGGGAGTCCGGGCAGATCACCGGTCTGGTGCGCAGGCTGGGCCCGGCGGCGCGGCTGCTGTCGGGTTTCGTGCTGCCCAAGTTCACCGGGGACCGCTCGGTGCCGTTCCTGGAGGCGCTCACCGAGGCGGAGGCGGCGTCCGGGCGGCGGCTGTTCGCGATGCCCGTCCTGGAGTCGCCCGAACTGCTGCACCGGGAGACCCGCACGGATGCGCTCGCCGGGATCGCCCGCACTCTGGAGAAGTACCGCGAGCGGGTCCTCGCGCTGCGGCTGGGCGTCACCGACTTCTGTGCCGCCTACGGGCTGCGCCGCACGCCGGAGATGACCGCCTACGACGTGCAGATCGTCGCCTCGGTCATCGCGGATGTGGTGAACGTGCTGGGCCGGGCCGACGGCACCGGCTTCACGGTGACCGGGCCCGTATGGGAATATTTCCGGCAGCAGGAGAGGATGTTCAAGCCGCAGTTGCGGCGGAGTCCGTTCCTGAGCGGCCGCGCCGAGGACGTGCGCGCCGCGCTGATCGAGCACGATCTGGACGGTCTGCTGCGCGAGATCGAACTGGACCGGGCCAACGGCTTGCTGGGCAAGACCTGCATCCATCCCTCGCACGTGGCTCCCGTACACGCGCTGTCGGTCGTCAGCCACGAGGAGTTCTGCGATGCGACCGATGTGCTGCGCCCCGAGCGCGGCGGTGGCGGAGTGGTCCGCTCCGCGTATACGAACAAGATGAACGAGGTGAAGCCGCACCGGGCCTGGGCCGAGCGCACACTGCTGCGCGGCGAGGTCTTCGGGGTGGCGCGCGAGGGCGTGAGTTTCGTGGAACTGCTGGCGGCGGGAGTCAAGTGA
- a CDS encoding RRQRL motif-containing zinc-binding protein, whose amino-acid sequence MSDTLPVYRWRLAPDGLATRRQLRAKGLRPGGQEVAAVIERSRRRRGPLVAYLYRIDLAKPVRPMTPARGRALAAALRARRTCPVCRVVRPYCISRSLGECVHCADAPGLAA is encoded by the coding sequence GTGAGTGACACGCTGCCGGTCTACCGGTGGCGCCTTGCCCCCGACGGCCTGGCCACCCGCCGCCAGCTCCGCGCGAAGGGGCTGCGGCCGGGTGGGCAGGAGGTGGCCGCGGTCATCGAGCGGTCCCGCCGCCGGCGCGGCCCGCTGGTCGCCTACCTCTACCGCATCGACCTCGCGAAGCCCGTACGGCCGATGACCCCGGCGCGCGGTCGTGCGCTCGCAGCCGCGTTGAGGGCACGGCGTACCTGTCCGGTCTGCCGGGTGGTTCGCCCCTACTGCATTTCCCGGTCGCTCGGCGAGTGCGTGCACTGCGCTGACGCTCCCGGGCTCGCCGCATGA
- a CDS encoding bifunctional DNA primase/polymerase, with the protein MPQQPPSTLLAAALDLAAHGLPVLPLSRGKRPFGNCTACTGNACGGRPNMKHAGACHCPHVCHAWAAATTDPHVLTSRPWQAAWQRAAHLAYHPAGAGLTVVDLDNAEAVAWARATLPPTRNVDTSRGQHWIYRGVMSSANRVRPGVDLKSHAAYARWLGTGTGTPAPLPSVVRALVEEETTRPRARVVSSPGASGTWQRRPAHGCRHTEGYVRTGLERGLAKVRARTEQGAGSQAFGVAQFLATRHTACPGPCGLDTLAEQIVAAAVSVGVPEPYARRAVANGMTAGQGTA; encoded by the coding sequence ATGCCCCAACAACCCCCGTCCACGCTGCTGGCCGCAGCCCTCGACCTGGCGGCGCACGGGCTGCCCGTGCTGCCCCTCAGCCGCGGGAAGCGCCCCTTCGGCAACTGCACCGCCTGCACCGGCAACGCCTGCGGCGGACGGCCGAACATGAAGCACGCCGGCGCCTGCCACTGCCCGCACGTGTGCCACGCATGGGCAGCCGCCACCACCGATCCGCACGTGCTCACCTCGCGCCCCTGGCAGGCGGCCTGGCAGCGCGCCGCCCACCTCGCCTACCACCCGGCAGGCGCCGGGCTGACCGTCGTCGACCTCGACAACGCCGAGGCCGTGGCCTGGGCCCGCGCCACGCTCCCGCCCACACGGAACGTGGACACCTCCCGCGGGCAGCACTGGATCTACCGAGGGGTCATGTCCTCGGCCAACCGCGTGCGGCCCGGTGTGGACCTCAAGTCCCACGCCGCCTACGCCCGCTGGCTGGGCACCGGCACCGGCACCCCGGCCCCCCTGCCCAGCGTGGTGCGGGCGCTGGTCGAAGAAGAGACCACCCGCCCCCGCGCGCGGGTGGTCTCTTCACCCGGAGCGTCCGGCACCTGGCAGCGGCGCCCGGCACACGGCTGCCGCCACACCGAGGGCTACGTGCGCACCGGGCTGGAGCGCGGCCTGGCCAAGGTCCGCGCCCGCACCGAGCAGGGCGCCGGATCGCAGGCGTTCGGCGTCGCCCAGTTCCTCGCCACCCGCCACACCGCCTGCCCCGGCCCCTGCGGCCTCGACACCCTGGCCGAGCAGATCGTGGCCGCCGCCGTCTCCGTCGGAGTCCCCGAGCCCTACGCCCGCCGCGCCGTCGCCAACGGCATGACCGCAGGCCAGGGGACAGCATGA
- the ssb gene encoding single-stranded DNA-binding protein: protein MAMGDTPITITGNLTDDPELKFTTSGAALARFTVASTPRQFDRESGQYKDGTAMFLRCSAWRGLAENTVASLGKGHRVVVSGRLRQHNWQTPEGENRSMLAMEVDEIGPSLRFATAQPVKATGSNTGGSGGPKAEGADPWNSKPQYSDNPPF, encoded by the coding sequence ATGGCCATGGGAGACACCCCCATCACGATCACCGGCAACCTGACCGACGACCCCGAGCTGAAGTTCACCACCTCCGGCGCCGCACTAGCCCGCTTCACGGTGGCCTCCACACCGCGGCAGTTCGACCGCGAATCGGGCCAGTACAAGGACGGCACCGCGATGTTCCTGCGCTGCTCGGCCTGGCGCGGCCTGGCCGAGAACACCGTCGCCTCCCTGGGCAAGGGCCACCGCGTGGTGGTCTCCGGACGGCTGCGGCAGCACAACTGGCAGACCCCCGAGGGCGAGAACCGCTCCATGCTCGCCATGGAGGTCGACGAGATCGGCCCCTCCCTGCGGTTCGCCACCGCCCAGCCGGTCAAGGCCACCGGCAGCAACACCGGTGGGTCCGGCGGCCCGAAGGCCGAGGGCGCAGACCCGTGGAACAGCAAGCCGCAGTACAGCGACAACCCCCCGTTCTGA